One Pseudomonas lalucatii genomic window carries:
- a CDS encoding MlaD family protein, with the protein MEPRAHHVLIGLFTVLSLGAALLFALWLNKSTADQALSDYEVIFSETVSGLSKGSAVQYSGITVGEVARLDLDPEDPRRVRAHIRVLSHTPIKRDTRARLSVTGITGIAVIQLHGGTPQSPLLRGDGTQPPQIVAEPSPLARMMANGDDLLLTLTRLLERADRMFSEANIQRVSRTLEHLEQTSASVAAQRDSLGQALQQIGAASQETAQLMRGLNLLLAAEGRQSLANTARLTASLARSSENLERLLGDNREALDSGLQGLGELGPAVEELRDTLAVLRAFSRRLEQDPAGYLLRSERIEEFQP; encoded by the coding sequence ATGGAACCGCGTGCCCACCATGTGTTGATCGGTCTGTTCACCGTGCTGAGCCTCGGCGCCGCGCTGCTGTTCGCCCTGTGGCTGAACAAGTCCACCGCCGACCAGGCGCTCAGCGACTACGAGGTGATCTTCAGCGAGACCGTCAGCGGCCTGAGCAAGGGCAGCGCCGTGCAGTACAGCGGCATCACGGTCGGCGAGGTGGCCCGCCTCGACCTCGACCCCGAGGACCCGCGCAGGGTGCGCGCGCACATCCGCGTGCTCAGCCACACGCCGATCAAGCGGGACACCCGCGCACGCCTGTCGGTCACCGGCATCACCGGCATCGCGGTGATCCAACTGCACGGCGGCACCCCGCAGAGCCCCTTGCTGCGCGGCGACGGCACGCAGCCGCCGCAGATCGTCGCCGAGCCCTCGCCCCTGGCGCGGATGATGGCCAACGGCGACGACCTGCTGCTGACCCTGACCCGCCTGCTCGAGCGCGCCGACCGCATGTTCTCCGAGGCCAACATCCAGCGCGTATCACGCACCCTCGAGCACCTGGAGCAGACCAGCGCCAGCGTCGCCGCCCAGCGCGACAGCCTGGGCCAGGCCCTGCAGCAGATCGGCGCCGCCAGCCAGGAAACGGCGCAGCTGATGCGCGGCCTCAACCTGCTGCTGGCCGCCGAGGGCCGCCAGAGCCTGGCCAACACGGCGCGCCTGACGGCCTCGCTGGCGCGCAGCAGCGAGAACCTCGAGCGCCTGCTCGGCGACAACCGCGAAGCCCTCGACAGCGGCCTGCAGGGCCTGGGCGAGCTGGGTCCGGCGGTCGAGGAGCTGCGCGACACCCTCGCCGTGCTGCGCGCCTTCTCCCGGCGCCTGGAACAGGACCCGGCGGGCTACCTGCTGCGCAGCGAGCGCATCGAGGAGTTCCAGCCATGA
- a CDS encoding HPF/RaiA family ribosome-associated protein — translation MHIQVNIHQIDGNARLQNWVSATLTERLQRYADLLTRIEVHVSDENAHKSGPDDKRCQIEARPKGLQAISVSHKAQDLEQAVDGATEKMRHALEHLMGKLEAKATANGRLESPREAPSDALLEEEFLAKQEELERA, via the coding sequence ATGCACATACAAGTGAACATCCATCAGATCGACGGCAACGCCCGGCTGCAGAACTGGGTCAGTGCGACCCTGACCGAAAGGCTGCAGCGCTACGCCGATCTGCTCACCCGCATAGAAGTGCATGTCAGCGACGAGAACGCCCACAAATCCGGCCCCGACGACAAGCGCTGCCAGATCGAGGCCCGGCCCAAGGGGCTGCAGGCCATCTCCGTGAGCCACAAGGCCCAGGACCTGGAACAGGCGGTGGACGGCGCCACGGAAAAAATGCGCCACGCCCTCGAGCACCTGATGGGCAAGCTCGAAGCCAAGGCCACGGCCAACGGACGCCTGGAAAGCCCCCGCGAAGCGCCCAGCGACGCGCTGCTGGAGGAAGAATTCCTGGCCAAGCAGGAAGAACTGGAACGGGCATAA
- a CDS encoding DinB family protein, with protein sequence MQFAKAFQYKKWANSELLDLGERQLHLLPESDAVFFIRVLNHTTVVDSLFISRMSGTPEIYSADNTLETPTYSELKERIEKMIRGLFISPPQPPLKY encoded by the coding sequence TTGCAGTTTGCAAAGGCATTTCAGTATAAAAAATGGGCAAACTCTGAACTGCTGGATCTCGGAGAACGCCAGCTACACTTGCTCCCGGAGAGCGATGCTGTCTTCTTTATTAGAGTCCTCAACCACACCACAGTGGTTGACAGTTTATTTATCAGCCGAATGTCAGGGACTCCTGAGATTTACTCTGCTGACAACACTCTAGAAACACCAACGTACTCAGAATTAAAAGAAAGAATTGAAAAAATGATTCGTGGCTTGTTCATTTCTCCGCCACAGCCGCCCCTGAAATATTGA
- a CDS encoding cupin domain-containing protein — protein sequence MQPITVLRDTTPVPVLDACKWERIAGDPHTVNLNAYTSEDGKKIMGTWICTPGKWRVAYDKWEYCHFQEGYCIITPDGQEPIHLKAGDIFVVEPGMTGTWEVVETVRKYFVFA from the coding sequence ATGCAACCTATCACCGTTCTTCGCGATACCACCCCGGTTCCGGTCCTCGACGCCTGCAAGTGGGAGCGCATCGCCGGCGACCCGCACACCGTCAACCTCAACGCCTACACCTCGGAAGACGGCAAGAAGATCATGGGCACCTGGATCTGCACCCCCGGCAAGTGGCGGGTCGCCTACGACAAGTGGGAGTACTGCCACTTCCAGGAAGGCTATTGCATCATCACCCCCGACGGCCAGGAGCCGATCCACCTCAAGGCCGGCGACATCTTCGTCGTCGAGCCCGGCATGACCGGCACCTGGGAAGTGGTCGAGACCGTGCGCAAGTACTTCGTCTTCGCCTGA
- a CDS encoding nitroreductase family protein — protein MHIEDAIRSRRAVKVYDPDFRLSREEKDELLQLALLAPTAFNLQHVRFVEVSDPALREQIREQAWGQAQVTDAAMLVVVCAQLDSWEKNAGRVWQGAPQEVQDYMAGAIDAYYRDKPQVQRDETMRSCGLKAQTLMLAARGKGLDSCPMDGFDFDAVARLINLPDNHLIGLMVAVGKRAVEPKPRVGKLPFDELVIRDRF, from the coding sequence ATGCATATCGAAGACGCCATCCGTAGCCGCCGCGCCGTCAAGGTCTATGACCCGGACTTCCGCCTCAGCCGCGAGGAGAAGGACGAACTGCTGCAGCTGGCCCTGCTGGCGCCGACGGCCTTCAACCTGCAGCACGTGCGCTTCGTCGAAGTCAGCGACCCGGCGCTGCGCGAGCAGATCCGCGAGCAGGCCTGGGGCCAGGCCCAGGTCACCGACGCGGCGATGCTGGTGGTGGTGTGCGCCCAGCTCGACAGCTGGGAGAAGAACGCCGGCCGCGTCTGGCAGGGCGCGCCGCAGGAGGTGCAGGACTACATGGCCGGCGCCATCGACGCCTACTACCGCGACAAGCCCCAGGTGCAGCGCGACGAGACCATGCGCAGCTGCGGCCTCAAGGCCCAGACCCTGATGCTCGCCGCCCGCGGCAAGGGCCTGGACTCCTGCCCGATGGACGGCTTCGACTTCGACGCCGTGGCCAGGCTGATCAACCTGCCGGACAACCACCTCATCGGCCTGATGGTCGCGGTGGGCAAGCGTGCCGTCGAGCCCAAGCCGCGTGTCGGCAAGCTGCCGTTCGACGAGCTGGTGATCCGCGACCGCTTCTGA
- a CDS encoding ABC-type transport auxiliary lipoprotein family protein yields the protein MSRLACALLLAGLLGACSLLPESEPLTLYRLPASALPSQAQGSAGVAWGLRVNTPHGGALLDSPRIAVLADGDRVSAYHGARWVDRATLLLRDRLLDGFRDDGRIALLSSDTNRLRAELQLDGDLRAFHGEYQEGRGEAHILLEARLVDSRSRRILASRRFQVRQGASDSSVAALVSAFGRAADRLSLELVQWTLAQGRAATGPGSSAGDGAAN from the coding sequence ATGAGCCGCCTAGCCTGCGCCCTGCTCCTGGCCGGCCTGCTCGGTGCCTGTTCGCTGCTGCCCGAGAGCGAGCCGCTGACGCTCTACCGCCTGCCCGCCAGCGCCCTGCCCAGCCAGGCCCAGGGCTCGGCGGGCGTCGCCTGGGGCCTGCGGGTGAACACGCCCCACGGCGGCGCCCTGCTGGACAGCCCGCGCATCGCCGTGCTGGCGGACGGCGACCGGGTCAGTGCCTACCACGGCGCACGCTGGGTCGACCGCGCCACCCTGCTGCTGCGCGACCGCCTGCTCGACGGCTTCCGCGACGACGGCCGCATCGCCCTCCTCAGCAGCGACACCAATCGCCTGCGCGCCGAACTGCAACTGGACGGCGACCTGCGCGCCTTCCACGGCGAATACCAGGAGGGCCGTGGCGAGGCCCACATCCTCCTGGAGGCGCGCCTGGTAGACAGTCGCAGCAGGCGCATCCTCGCCAGCCGCCGCTTCCAGGTACGCCAGGGGGCGAGCGACAGTTCGGTGGCGGCCCTGGTCAGCGCCTTCGGCCGGGCGGCGGACCGCCTGAGCCTGGAGCTGGTGCAGTGGACCCTGGCGCAGGGCCGGGCGGCGACAGGGCCCGGCTCGAGCGCTGGCGACGGCGCGGCAAACTGA
- a CDS encoding LasR-specific antiactivator QslA has product MNRPCTSHLPTHDGHRGAIIKWPVNCHAAFERGVASAQAWLSNDDSGWLWANLIIERDALPPGAQRRAFEIGFLSRVHQRLCSPFGGNHQARKTCLQL; this is encoded by the coding sequence ATGAATAGACCCTGCACCAGCCACCTGCCGACCCACGACGGCCATCGCGGCGCGATCATCAAGTGGCCGGTGAACTGCCACGCGGCCTTCGAGCGGGGCGTGGCCAGCGCCCAGGCCTGGTTGAGCAACGACGACAGCGGCTGGCTGTGGGCCAACCTGATCATCGAGCGCGACGCGCTGCCCCCTGGGGCGCAGCGCCGGGCGTTCGAGATCGGCTTCCTCAGCCGGGTGCACCAGCGCCTGTGTTCGCCGTTCGGCGGCAATCACCAGGCGAGGAAGACCTGCCTGCAGCTGTAG
- a CDS encoding ABC transporter ATP-binding protein → MNAEPIIEVHGLCNRFGAQVVHQDLQLQLRRGEVLGVVGGSGTGKSLLLRSILGLRRPSGGSVRVFGEEVLGLSPARRAQLERRFGVLFQRGALFSSLTVSENIALPLIEHAGLPRAAAERLAGVKLALVGLALEAGAKYPGELSGGMVKRAALARALALDPEILFLDEPTSGLDPIGAAAFDGLLRTLRDALGLSVLLVTHDLDVLYSLCDRVAVLVRQRVLVADRLERVAAYDDPWIRDYFHGPRGRAAERAAHGAPGRP, encoded by the coding sequence GTGAACGCCGAGCCGATCATCGAGGTGCACGGCCTGTGCAACCGCTTCGGCGCCCAGGTGGTGCACCAGGACCTGCAGCTGCAACTGCGGCGCGGCGAGGTGCTCGGGGTGGTCGGCGGCTCGGGCACCGGCAAGTCGCTGCTGCTGCGCAGCATCCTCGGCCTGCGCCGCCCGAGCGGCGGCAGTGTGCGGGTGTTCGGCGAGGAGGTGCTGGGCCTGTCGCCGGCGCGCCGCGCACAGCTGGAGCGGCGCTTCGGCGTGCTGTTCCAGCGCGGCGCGCTGTTCTCCTCGCTGACCGTCAGCGAGAACATCGCCCTGCCGCTGATCGAGCACGCCGGCCTGCCCCGGGCCGCCGCCGAGCGCCTGGCCGGGGTCAAGCTGGCCCTGGTCGGCCTGGCCCTGGAGGCCGGCGCCAAGTACCCCGGCGAGCTGTCCGGCGGCATGGTCAAGCGCGCCGCCCTGGCCCGCGCCCTGGCCCTGGACCCGGAGATCCTGTTTCTCGACGAGCCCACCTCCGGGCTCGACCCGATCGGCGCGGCGGCCTTCGACGGCCTGCTGCGCACCCTGCGCGATGCCCTGGGGCTGAGCGTGCTGCTGGTCACCCACGATCTCGACGTGCTCTACAGCCTGTGCGACCGGGTGGCGGTGCTGGTGCGCCAGCGGGTGCTGGTGGCCGACCGCCTGGAGCGGGTCGCGGCCTACGACGACCCGTGGATTCGCGACTACTTTCACGGCCCCCGTGGACGCGCCGCCGAGCGGGCCGCCCACGGCGCGCCGGGGAGGCCCTGA